The Anabrus simplex isolate iqAnaSimp1 chromosome 1, ASM4041472v1, whole genome shotgun sequence genome window below encodes:
- the LOC136867775 gene encoding uncharacterized protein, producing MQVPLLIVASVLVCSQVDAGLLRVPRVYNALITTNEKLVPSRAISVSAPVLSPLALGPVGPVILGSPAALADLPEAKNGTDSEAAPEEAKPSNKTLPLAPVLAPLPVTVYSTYHPYSYYSPFLTPYSYHHPVPLLYSPFLHFPLLPAQSDDKKSESSSDSKEDANKDSVSVESS from the exons ATGCAG GTGCCCCTGCTCATTGTGGCGAGTGTGCTGGTGTGCAGCCAGGTCGATGCCGGACTGTTGCGCGTCCCTCGGGTCTACAACGCCCTCATTACCACCAATGAGAAGCTAGTTCCGAGTCGCGCCATCTCTGTTTCGGCGCCAGTGTTGTCGCCCTTGGCTCTGGGCCCTGTGGGCCCTGTTATCCTGGGCAGCCCTGCCGCCCTGGCCGACTTGCCCGAGGCTAAGAACGGTACTGACTCTGAAGCAGCTCCCGAGGAGGCCAAACCATCCAACAAGACTCTCCCCCTGGCCCCCGTGTTGGCACCCCTCCCAGTGACGGTGTACAGTACCTACCACCCTTACAGCTACTACTCTCCTTTCCTCACGCCCTACTCCTACCACCACCCTGTACCTCTCCTTTACAGCCCCTTCCTTCACTTCCCTCTGCTACCTGCTCAAAGTGACGACAAGAAGTCTGAATCTTCGTCTGACTCCAAGGAAGATGCAAACAAGGACTCAGTGTCTGTAGAGTCCTCCTAG
- the LOC136867759 gene encoding uncharacterized protein: protein MKVAVVAVLCLAACVSGGLVAGPSVLVRTPSLDSAVIQSDRLGGNFAYSSVEGHAYAAITPVVQNVVRPVAVSYTAHQVPVGTVAVAQHNVVPVAHPGYFPVAHAPTYIPGIGASLIPGSGILVASPAASDNAPAKPAADAPASDSNDAVAVEAA, encoded by the coding sequence GTCGCCGTCGTCGCCGTCCTGTGCCTTGCCGCCTGTGTAAGCGGCGGACTGGTCGCTGGCCCCAGCGTCCTGGTGCGCACTCCTAGTTTGGACAGTGCCGTCATCCAGTCGGACCGCCTGGGAGGTAACTTCGCCTACAGCTCCGTGGAGGGACACGCTTACGCCGCCATCACCCCCGTGGTCCAGAACGTGGTGAGGCCCGTGGCTGTCAGCTACACCGCTCACCAAGTACCTGTCGGCACCGTGGCTGTAGCTCAGCACAATGTTGTTCCAGTAGCCCACCCAGGATATTTCCCCGTAGCTCACGCACCCACCTACATCCCCGGCATCGGCGCTAGCCTCATTCCCGGTTCCGGAATCCTCGTTGCTTCCCCCGCTGCCTCCGATAACGCCCCCGCTAAACCTGCTGCCGACGCCCCAGCCTCCGATTCCAATGACGCAGTAGCAGTTGAAGCTGCTTGA